A region from the Halobacillus mangrovi genome encodes:
- a CDS encoding S8 family peptidase has protein sequence MKFKNLATLSIAVALAILPSTGQAFASPQIDANKEVDVSKEVGNFQQGEVVVTMKPGKSLSGKELNNLGAKVVDDHSKVVDTQLKVLQVGNVDAVVKALSHNPNVEYAEPNYIFDATFTPNDPLYSDQYGPQNTNTPAAWDVTQGSSSQEIAVIDTGVYYDHPDLIDKTILGYDFAQNDNDPKDLNGHGTHVSGTVAAETNNATGVAGMAPETKILAVRALGANGSGSLNDIADAIRYSADAGAEVINMSLGCDCDSQTLEDAVNYAWNSGSVVVAAAGNDGVSTTFEPASYENVIAVGAVDSNNDVAYFSNYGSWVDVTAPGVDIVSTVLRGKYDSYSGTSMASPHVAGLAGLLASQGRSNSEIRTAIEQTADPINGTGTYFEHGLINSYDAVNY, from the coding sequence TTGAAATTCAAAAATCTTGCCACATTGTCAATTGCTGTTGCTCTCGCCATTTTGCCATCTACTGGACAAGCGTTTGCTTCTCCTCAAATCGATGCGAACAAAGAGGTCGATGTCTCAAAAGAAGTTGGAAACTTTCAACAAGGTGAAGTTGTTGTCACTATGAAACCAGGAAAATCTTTGTCTGGGAAAGAGTTAAATAACTTGGGAGCTAAAGTTGTTGATGACCATAGCAAAGTTGTCGATACTCAACTCAAAGTCCTTCAGGTTGGAAATGTAGATGCTGTTGTAAAAGCATTAAGTCATAACCCTAATGTTGAATATGCAGAGCCAAACTACATATTTGATGCTACGTTCACTCCGAATGACCCGTTATACAGTGATCAATACGGGCCTCAAAATACAAATACGCCGGCCGCTTGGGATGTTACCCAGGGGAGCAGCAGTCAAGAAATTGCAGTAATTGATACGGGGGTCTACTATGACCATCCTGATTTGATTGATAAGACGATCCTTGGTTATGATTTCGCTCAAAACGATAATGATCCTAAAGACTTGAATGGTCATGGAACACACGTGTCTGGGACAGTTGCTGCTGAAACCAATAACGCTACTGGGGTAGCGGGTATGGCTCCAGAGACTAAAATTCTAGCAGTCAGGGCTTTAGGAGCCAATGGTAGTGGATCGCTTAACGACATAGCTGATGCCATTCGTTATTCTGCTGATGCAGGCGCAGAGGTCATTAATATGTCTCTTGGTTGTGACTGCGATTCCCAAACTCTAGAAGATGCAGTCAACTATGCTTGGAATAGCGGTTCTGTAGTTGTAGCTGCCGCTGGAAACGACGGAGTTTCTACGACCTTTGAGCCAGCTTCTTACGAAAATGTGATTGCCGTAGGCGCGGTTGATTCTAATAATGATGTCGCCTACTTCTCTAACTACGGTTCGTGGGTAGACGTAACGGCTCCTGGAGTAGATATTGTATCAACCGTATTACGTGGGAAATATGACAGCTACTCTGGCACGTCAATGGCTTCTCCTCATGTTGCAGGACTAGCTGGTTTGCTTGCCTCACAAGGACGCTCAAACAGTGAAATCCGTACAGCCATTGAGCAAACCGCCGATCCTATTAACGGCACAGGCACCTACTTTGAGCACGGCTTGATCAATTCCTATGATGCAGTAAACTACTAA
- a CDS encoding PadR family transcriptional regulator — protein MRNFREMMKGVLEGCVLEIISRGETYGYEITQKLRELGFTDVVEGTVYTITMRLEKNNLVDIEKKPSMMGPPRKFYTLNSAGEEHLKIFWDKWEFVSSTINELKN, from the coding sequence ATGAGGAATTTCAGAGAAATGATGAAAGGGGTGCTCGAGGGTTGTGTGCTTGAGATCATCAGCCGCGGCGAAACTTACGGCTATGAAATCACTCAAAAGCTACGAGAACTTGGCTTCACTGATGTGGTTGAGGGCACCGTTTATACAATTACCATGCGGCTTGAGAAAAACAATTTGGTGGATATTGAGAAAAAGCCATCCATGATGGGACCGCCGAGAAAATTTTACACTCTCAACTCAGCTGGTGAAGAGCATCTTAAAATCTTTTGGGATAAATGGGAATTCGTTTCAAGCACTATTAATGAATTAAAAAACTAA
- a CDS encoding DUF1048 domain-containing protein, producing the protein MNIFEKIIGSLDDKREWRAMEARAKVLPTEYHNAYKAIQKYMWTTGGPSDWKSTSRIFNGILDLFEQGAAEDKKVTDLTGEDVATFCDDLLQDEKSWKDKYRTKLNDTISRS; encoded by the coding sequence ATGAATATTTTTGAAAAAATTATCGGAAGTCTGGATGATAAGCGGGAATGGAGAGCTATGGAGGCTCGTGCGAAGGTACTTCCAACTGAGTACCATAACGCTTACAAAGCGATCCAAAAGTACATGTGGACTACGGGTGGCCCCTCTGACTGGAAATCTACCAGCCGTATCTTTAACGGCATTCTCGACCTATTTGAGCAAGGGGCAGCAGAAGATAAGAAAGTTACTGATCTCACGGGTGAGGATGTGGCCACTTTCTGCGATGATCTATTGCAGGACGAGAAAAGCTGGAAAGATAAGTATCGCACGAAGTTGAACGATACGATTAGCCGTAGCTAA
- a CDS encoding DUF2200 domain-containing protein, with amino-acid sequence MTKHKIYTMSFASVYPHYVTKAEKKGRTKTEVDEIIRWLTGYSQEELEAQLEKQTDFETFFAEAPQMNPSRNLIKGVVCGVRVEDIEEPMMQEIRYLDKLIDELAKGKAMEKILRK; translated from the coding sequence ATGACCAAGCACAAGATTTATACCATGAGTTTCGCAAGTGTTTATCCCCACTATGTTACGAAGGCGGAGAAAAAAGGACGAACGAAAACAGAAGTCGATGAAATTATCCGTTGGTTGACGGGATATAGCCAGGAAGAGTTAGAAGCACAACTGGAAAAACAGACAGACTTTGAGACCTTCTTTGCGGAAGCTCCCCAAATGAATCCTTCCAGGAACTTGATCAAAGGTGTGGTCTGCGGTGTACGAGTGGAAGATATCGAAGAACCAATGATGCAGGAAATTCGCTATTTGGATAAGCTGATCGATGAGTTAGCTAAGGGAAAAGCGATGGAGAAAATTTTGCGAAAATAA
- a CDS encoding Bcr/CflA family efflux MFS transporter: MLHNPKGKKRIGLAFLLGMLGILGPLNIDMYLPSFPGIASDLEANASLVQLSLTTCLIGLAVGQIVVGPISDSQGRKKPLIIFLSLFAVASFLCALAPNIIVLVIARFLQGFTGSAGAVLSRAVVRDVFSGRELTKFFALLMVINATAPMIAPMTGGAILLLPFATWETIFFFLSIVGVGIVLTVAGKLPETLPIEKRIPSSVKESILTIGRLLKDRSFIGYALTIGFVHGGSFAYVSGTPFVYQGIYDVSPQVFSVLFGINGLAIITGSFLVGRLGGIFHERSLLRSAVLIAVSATGFLLVMTIIEGPLYSIVIPIFIYMTAMGMVLTSTFTLAMEHQGHRAGSASAVLGMLPLLFGATVSPLVGINETTAIPMGAILFTTASIGATLFFTLTKKS, from the coding sequence ATGTTACATAATCCAAAAGGGAAAAAGAGAATAGGTCTCGCGTTTCTTCTCGGAATGCTTGGGATTTTAGGGCCATTAAATATTGATATGTATCTCCCGAGTTTTCCGGGAATTGCATCCGATTTAGAAGCGAACGCATCACTAGTTCAGCTCAGCTTAACCACCTGTTTAATCGGGCTTGCCGTTGGACAAATCGTCGTTGGGCCGATCAGTGATTCGCAGGGGAGGAAGAAACCACTGATCATTTTCCTTTCCCTCTTTGCAGTGGCGTCCTTTCTTTGTGCGCTTGCGCCTAATATCATTGTGCTCGTCATCGCTCGTTTTCTCCAGGGCTTCACGGGTTCTGCTGGTGCCGTCCTTTCACGAGCCGTGGTGCGTGACGTGTTTTCGGGAAGGGAATTGACAAAGTTCTTCGCCTTACTCATGGTGATTAATGCAACGGCTCCGATGATTGCACCGATGACAGGGGGAGCGATTTTACTTTTACCATTTGCCACATGGGAGACGATCTTCTTCTTTTTAAGTATCGTAGGTGTAGGAATCGTTTTAACCGTGGCAGGAAAATTACCGGAGACCCTTCCAATAGAAAAACGGATTCCGAGCTCTGTGAAAGAGTCGATCCTTACCATTGGCCGACTGCTGAAAGATCGCTCGTTCATCGGATACGCCCTGACCATCGGTTTTGTCCATGGTGGGAGCTTCGCGTATGTATCCGGAACGCCGTTCGTTTATCAGGGCATCTACGACGTATCACCTCAGGTATTTAGTGTCTTGTTCGGGATTAATGGACTGGCGATCATTACAGGAAGCTTTTTGGTCGGACGTCTTGGAGGTATTTTCCACGAAAGAAGTTTGCTTCGGAGCGCTGTGCTGATTGCCGTCAGTGCGACGGGTTTCCTATTAGTGATGACAATTATTGAAGGACCGCTGTATTCCATTGTTATCCCGATCTTTATTTACATGACAGCGATGGGAATGGTTTTGACAAGTACGTTTACCCTGGCGATGGAACATCAAGGGCACAGGGCAGGGAGTGCGAGTGCTGTGCTAGGCATGTTGCCGTTGTTATTTGGCGCAACTGTATCACCGCTGGTCGGTATTAATGAAACGACAGCTATACCGATGGGAGCAATATTGTTTACGACAGCATCCATTGGTGCTACTTTATTTTTTACTTTAACGAAGAAAAGCTAG
- a CDS encoding GntR family transcriptional regulator, whose translation MIYVSLFTYNIGRGVVCMSAYESIKKSILHGEYPPKMRLTEEYLAKQLNMSRTPIREALRQLESEGLIVSMKRGVSVRHFTKKDIEQIYDLRTLLEGYAAAQAAIHRTQADIKEMSEANWAYEEAIDTYFDTGSTTIEYILEINHRFHDAIIKASQNQHIYSHISKVVVVPLIFRSFYWFNEYQMRHSLDVHKTLLTAIEHQDTERARASMHEHIYHGRDQVLLNMDTIDDSYTKTT comes from the coding sequence TTGATATATGTCTCCCTTTTCACATACAATATAGGCAGAGGAGTTGTCTGTATGAGTGCTTATGAATCGATAAAAAAATCAATTTTACACGGTGAATACCCACCGAAGATGAGACTCACCGAGGAGTACCTGGCAAAACAGCTGAACATGAGCCGCACCCCGATCAGGGAAGCATTAAGGCAGCTCGAATCAGAGGGATTGATCGTCTCAATGAAACGCGGGGTAAGCGTACGGCATTTCACCAAAAAAGACATCGAGCAGATTTATGATCTGAGGACATTGCTGGAGGGCTACGCCGCCGCCCAGGCAGCCATCCACCGAACCCAAGCTGACATAAAAGAAATGAGCGAGGCAAACTGGGCTTATGAGGAAGCGATCGATACCTACTTTGACACCGGATCCACCACGATTGAGTACATACTAGAAATCAATCACCGCTTCCACGATGCCATCATCAAAGCATCACAGAATCAACACATCTATTCCCATATTTCCAAAGTAGTCGTCGTACCGCTTATCTTCCGTTCGTTCTACTGGTTCAATGAATACCAGATGCGCCATTCCCTCGACGTCCACAAAACGCTCCTGACAGCCATTGAGCACCAGGACACCGAACGGGCCCGGGCTTCAATGCATGAACACATTTATCATGGTCGGGATCAGGTACTATTGAATATGGATACGATTGATGATAGCTATACGAAAACGACATAA
- a CDS encoding CaiB/BaiF CoA transferase family protein yields the protein MVQSLEGVKVLEMGSLIAGPFAGRLMAEFGAEVIKVEPPEKGDPLRDWRHIYDGTSLWWRLQSRNKKSVTIDLKSEEGQDLVKSLVEQCDIVIENFRPGRLEEWNLGYEDLKEINPGIIMVRVSGYGQTGPYRDKPGFGSVGESIGGLRHLTGYQDLPPTRVGVSLGDSLAAMYSVIGAMMALYHRDVHGTGKGQVVDVALYEAVFSLLEGSVPEYDKLGAVRERTGSSLPGIAPSNTYLCRDGKYIVIGGNGDAIFKRLMEAIGHPELADDERFATNSGRVKHVDFLDETIENWTKTVHFEHALEVLDTAKVPAGPIYSIEDIVKDPHYLSREMIQNFRLNDEEELKIPGIVPKMSETPGTTNWLGPELGQHTEDVMKSLLAYDEKKVQELKAKGII from the coding sequence ATGGTTCAAAGTTTGGAAGGAGTTAAGGTCCTGGAGATGGGGAGTCTGATCGCCGGACCATTTGCCGGGAGGCTGATGGCGGAGTTTGGTGCCGAGGTCATCAAGGTGGAGCCTCCGGAAAAAGGGGATCCGTTGCGGGACTGGCGTCATATTTATGATGGCACGTCGTTATGGTGGCGGCTTCAGTCACGGAACAAGAAATCGGTGACAATCGACCTAAAAAGTGAGGAAGGACAGGACCTCGTCAAATCGCTGGTCGAACAGTGTGATATCGTCATCGAGAATTTCCGTCCCGGGAGATTGGAAGAATGGAACCTTGGTTATGAAGATCTGAAGGAAATCAATCCGGGAATCATCATGGTGCGTGTCTCCGGTTACGGACAGACCGGACCTTACCGGGACAAGCCCGGTTTCGGCAGTGTCGGTGAATCGATTGGCGGCCTTCGCCACCTTACCGGTTACCAGGACCTGCCGCCGACGAGGGTAGGCGTCAGCCTCGGTGATTCCCTTGCTGCCATGTATTCCGTCATCGGCGCGATGATGGCGCTTTATCACCGCGATGTCCATGGCACAGGAAAAGGACAGGTTGTCGATGTCGCGTTGTATGAAGCAGTGTTCAGTTTGCTGGAAGGCTCGGTACCGGAATATGACAAGCTCGGAGCTGTCCGCGAGCGGACTGGCTCGTCACTGCCCGGGATTGCGCCTTCCAATACCTACTTATGCAGGGACGGAAAGTATATCGTGATCGGCGGGAATGGCGATGCGATCTTCAAGCGGCTGATGGAAGCAATCGGGCATCCGGAGCTGGCGGATGATGAACGATTCGCGACCAACAGCGGCCGGGTAAAGCATGTCGATTTTCTCGATGAAACGATTGAGAACTGGACAAAAACGGTCCATTTTGAACATGCCCTCGAGGTGCTGGATACTGCCAAGGTTCCGGCCGGTCCGATCTACAGCATCGAGGATATCGTGAAAGATCCGCATTATTTAAGCAGGGAAATGATTCAGAACTTCAGGCTGAATGACGAGGAAGAGCTGAAGATTCCGGGGATTGTGCCGAAGATGAGCGAGACGCCGGGGACGACGAATTGGCTTGGACCGGAGCTTGGCCAGCATACGGAAGATGTGATGAAAAGCCTGCTTGCTTATGATGAGAAAAAAGTACAGGAGCTTAAGGCAAAAGGCATCATTTAA
- a CDS encoding hydroxymethylglutaryl-CoA lyase — protein sequence MERIYIQEVAPRDGLQIEDQFLPTDAKVDLVNKLSKTGIDKIEVTSFVSPKAVPNLRDAEEVMKSIDRQRDVTYTTLIPNFRGAERALACASDEVNLVASVSETHNRKNVRQSVKASFENFQDIASFLSGTGMAINGTLATTFGCPFEGSINEDRVVVLVDRYLELGVKGITLADTTGMATPKQVYRICQKVRSRWPDIPITLHFHNTRGMGLANVIEGIRAGVDRYDASLGGLGGCPFAPGATGNICTEDLVHMLQFMDYDTNVNLDELIGVSKYLESLLNHEVPGQVMKAGKITDLYPVS from the coding sequence ATGGAGCGGATTTATATTCAGGAAGTCGCCCCCCGGGATGGGCTGCAGATCGAAGACCAGTTTCTCCCGACGGATGCGAAAGTCGACCTGGTCAATAAACTCAGCAAAACGGGGATCGACAAAATCGAAGTGACTTCATTTGTGTCACCGAAAGCGGTTCCGAATCTGAGGGACGCAGAAGAAGTGATGAAGAGCATCGATCGTCAGCGCGACGTCACCTACACGACGCTGATTCCAAACTTTAGAGGAGCCGAGCGGGCGCTTGCATGTGCCAGTGATGAAGTGAACCTCGTGGCATCGGTCAGTGAAACCCACAACCGGAAAAATGTCCGACAGTCGGTGAAAGCGTCGTTTGAAAACTTCCAGGACATCGCTTCGTTTTTATCTGGAACGGGCATGGCGATTAACGGAACGCTGGCTACGACATTCGGCTGTCCGTTCGAGGGGAGTATCAATGAGGACCGGGTGGTTGTGCTTGTCGATCGTTACCTGGAACTTGGGGTGAAAGGGATTACCCTGGCGGATACGACCGGCATGGCGACGCCGAAGCAGGTATATCGAATCTGTCAGAAGGTGCGCAGCCGCTGGCCGGACATCCCAATTACGCTCCATTTTCATAACACCAGGGGCATGGGGCTTGCCAACGTCATCGAAGGTATCCGCGCCGGGGTCGACCGCTATGATGCGTCACTCGGCGGTCTCGGAGGCTGTCCATTTGCCCCGGGGGCGACCGGAAACATTTGTACTGAGGACCTCGTCCATATGCTTCAGTTCATGGATTACGATACGAACGTCAATCTCGATGAGCTGATTGGGGTATCAAAATACTTAGAATCTCTTTTGAACCATGAGGTGCCGGGACAGGTGATGAAGGCAGGTAAAATTACCGATCTCTACCCAGTTTCATAA
- a CDS encoding sodium:solute symporter family protein — protein sequence MELAFAGWSGILILLMYGLIMLGVGLVTYLRNRNIHQSLDEYYLGGRGLGVMVLFFTFFATQYSGNTVIGYPPSAYRMGYEYLVSVPFFIMIIVAYLLFAPRLYKLGKKYRLITPVQWFEKRFKSKNITILAAILMLYALGNYLLEQLVAIGQGVSGLTGGTIPYQIGVIFFVVIMLIYGWLGGMRSVAYTDTMQGIALLFGIFMLLIGSIIYFGGLPTSADYMQAYSPEKLGVPDGPGVVNWLSLLVLVGIGAAVYPHAIQRIFAAKSERTLKRSFSRMAWMPFFTAGVVFIIGIIGINAFPGLSTAESEQLVGMMASAVANQNVIFYWAMVLLFGGVIAAIVSTADSVLLTFSSIISNDLYGTYINPKATEHKKLLVGKLAGVVAVCILILVAWFPPATLYQIFVLKFELLIQIAPALILGLYWNRLHNKAVFAGMVTGTVVASVMTFVNFTPFGIFSGLWGLLINLAICVIGSMVMSVSVGEEDEAKQVIGM from the coding sequence ATGGAATTAGCATTTGCAGGCTGGTCGGGAATCCTTATTTTACTGATGTATGGTTTGATCATGCTTGGTGTAGGTCTGGTCACGTACTTACGTAATCGCAACATCCACCAGAGTCTGGATGAATATTATCTTGGCGGCCGCGGGCTGGGCGTCATGGTGCTTTTCTTCACCTTTTTTGCCACCCAGTACAGCGGGAATACGGTCATCGGCTATCCGCCGTCCGCTTACCGGATGGGCTATGAATACTTAGTTTCTGTCCCGTTTTTCATTATGATTATCGTCGCATATCTATTATTCGCGCCAAGACTGTACAAGCTGGGGAAAAAATATCGCCTGATCACCCCGGTGCAATGGTTCGAAAAGCGGTTCAAGTCAAAAAATATCACCATTTTAGCTGCTATTTTAATGTTATATGCGTTAGGGAACTACCTGCTTGAACAGCTGGTCGCCATCGGCCAGGGAGTGTCTGGTCTGACCGGCGGCACGATTCCGTACCAAATCGGCGTCATCTTCTTCGTGGTCATCATGCTGATTTACGGATGGCTTGGCGGCATGCGCTCGGTGGCTTATACCGATACGATGCAGGGGATCGCCCTACTGTTCGGTATCTTTATGCTGTTGATCGGCTCGATCATCTATTTTGGCGGGCTGCCGACCTCAGCCGACTACATGCAGGCCTATTCCCCGGAAAAATTAGGTGTCCCAGATGGTCCGGGAGTTGTCAACTGGCTCAGTCTGCTTGTACTGGTGGGAATTGGGGCGGCCGTCTACCCGCATGCGATTCAGCGGATTTTCGCAGCCAAAAGTGAACGGACGTTAAAACGTTCCTTCAGCCGAATGGCCTGGATGCCGTTTTTTACAGCCGGAGTCGTATTCATTATCGGAATCATCGGCATCAACGCCTTTCCTGGGTTATCTACGGCAGAATCGGAACAGCTGGTCGGTATGATGGCCAGTGCCGTCGCCAATCAGAATGTGATCTTCTATTGGGCAATGGTGCTTCTGTTCGGTGGGGTCATCGCTGCGATCGTCTCGACAGCGGATTCGGTTTTACTGACGTTCTCTTCCATCATTTCCAATGATTTATACGGGACCTATATTAATCCAAAAGCTACGGAACATAAGAAACTGTTAGTTGGAAAGCTTGCTGGAGTAGTCGCTGTCTGTATTTTAATTCTGGTGGCCTGGTTCCCCCCAGCTACCCTCTATCAAATTTTCGTTTTAAAATTTGAATTGCTTATTCAGATTGCTCCTGCCCTTATTCTGGGACTTTACTGGAACCGTCTGCACAACAAAGCGGTATTTGCCGGAATGGTGACAGGGACAGTGGTGGCTTCTGTCATGACTTTCGTCAACTTTACCCCGTTTGGAATTTTCAGCGGGTTGTGGGGATTGTTGATCAATCTGGCAATCTGTGTGATCGGCAGCATGGTGATGAGTGTATCCGTAGGAGAGGAAGACGAAGCTAAGCAAGTGATTGGAATGTAG
- a CDS encoding MFS transporter, producing the protein MRSTAMVEAPSSRFSPWRMLLWLLLAQIMVAFIGRSLGPLGVLIEEDLELTKAQVGLLPSALFLGQALASIPSGFMTDRFGSRPLLLVLSSCLGISFLVMTLQTSFWVVLLLLVIGGIGYGGMHPTTNRGIVYWFSQKKRGTAMGIKQMGITFGSALAAILLLPLAEAYGWRIVVLIACIGLIAAGVIAFFFYRDAEQVKKGGKTSFRGTISSLAAMAENKALLLISLSAMGINGSQMCLNTYLVLFVYEQVGFSLVLAGLLLVVSEIGGSLGRIGWGVISDRIFGGQRLTVLAIIVTGVLLSSTIVAFVPDGTPYWILVPLFLVFGFTVSGFNGIWMNLASELVPKEQAGLSSGFSITFGSMGVILLPPIFGLIVDQTRGYTFGWLLISIIMVVVMVLLSRLYKLKKQQQTAH; encoded by the coding sequence ATGAGAAGTACTGCCATGGTGGAAGCACCCTCCAGCAGATTCAGTCCCTGGCGAATGCTTTTGTGGCTGCTGCTCGCACAAATTATGGTGGCATTTATCGGTCGGAGTCTCGGCCCGCTCGGGGTGCTTATTGAAGAAGACCTGGAGCTGACAAAAGCGCAGGTAGGACTGCTGCCGTCTGCCCTTTTCCTTGGGCAGGCGCTGGCGTCTATCCCGAGCGGATTCATGACCGACCGGTTCGGTTCCCGGCCATTGCTTCTTGTGCTTTCCTCGTGTCTTGGCATCAGTTTTCTCGTGATGACCCTGCAGACGTCTTTCTGGGTGGTACTGTTGCTGCTCGTGATCGGCGGGATTGGTTACGGAGGGATGCACCCGACTACCAATCGCGGGATCGTCTACTGGTTTTCACAGAAAAAACGCGGAACGGCGATGGGGATCAAGCAGATGGGAATCACATTCGGATCCGCGTTAGCCGCAATCTTATTGCTTCCGTTAGCGGAGGCTTATGGCTGGCGGATCGTGGTGCTAATTGCCTGTATCGGATTGATTGCAGCAGGTGTGATCGCGTTTTTCTTTTACCGGGATGCCGAGCAGGTGAAAAAGGGCGGGAAAACCTCGTTTCGTGGTACGATTTCGTCGCTTGCCGCGATGGCTGAAAATAAAGCCCTGCTTCTGATAAGCCTGAGTGCGATGGGGATTAACGGGTCACAAATGTGCCTGAATACCTACCTGGTCCTGTTTGTCTATGAACAGGTTGGCTTCAGTCTCGTGCTTGCCGGGCTTTTGCTCGTTGTATCGGAAATCGGCGGGTCACTCGGCCGGATCGGCTGGGGTGTAATCAGCGACCGAATCTTCGGCGGACAGCGGCTGACGGTGCTTGCGATCATCGTAACGGGCGTACTGCTTTCAAGCACCATCGTCGCTTTTGTTCCCGACGGCACGCCATACTGGATCCTCGTTCCGTTGTTTCTCGTGTTCGGATTCACGGTTTCCGGATTCAACGGGATATGGATGAATCTCGCTTCTGAACTCGTGCCGAAAGAACAGGCAGGACTATCCAGCGGCTTCAGCATCACGTTCGGGTCGATGGGCGTCATTCTGCTTCCGCCGATTTTCGGGCTGATCGTCGACCAGACCAGAGGCTACACATTTGGATGGCTGCTGATATCTATTATCATGGTAGTGGTCATGGTGCTGCTGAGCCGGTTGTATAAGCTGAAAAAACAACAGCAGACAGCACACTAA
- a CDS encoding flavin reductase family protein — protein MKFNPAELETQQIYKLMSGSVVPRPIAWVSTLSDDGLLNLAPFSFFTVASRKPPMLCISVGPGVGEREGTVKDTLANIRANGEFVINISTTPLGNQLQKTAEHVPSEVDEFAKAGLTPEPSELVKPMRVKEAPIQMECKLHQIVELGSDHLVIGELVMYHIEEKYYLEPYKVNLTALRPLGRLANQFSEIKDIFSLPKDDLK, from the coding sequence ATGAAATTCAACCCAGCTGAATTGGAAACCCAGCAAATCTATAAACTGATGTCAGGTTCCGTCGTACCCCGCCCGATTGCCTGGGTGTCCACTCTTTCCGATGACGGCTTACTGAACCTCGCTCCGTTCAGTTTTTTCACCGTCGCTTCCCGGAAGCCGCCGATGCTGTGTATTTCCGTCGGACCAGGTGTAGGAGAGCGCGAAGGGACGGTCAAGGATACGTTAGCAAATATCCGGGCCAACGGGGAATTCGTCATCAATATTTCCACCACACCTTTAGGTAACCAGCTTCAAAAAACCGCCGAACACGTGCCTAGTGAAGTCGATGAATTCGCAAAAGCCGGACTCACTCCGGAGCCCTCTGAGCTCGTTAAGCCGATGCGGGTCAAGGAGGCCCCGATCCAGATGGAATGCAAACTCCACCAGATCGTGGAGCTCGGCAGCGATCATCTGGTCATAGGTGAATTGGTCATGTATCATATCGAGGAAAAATATTATCTCGAACCCTATAAAGTGAACTTGACAGCCCTGCGTCCGCTTGGTCGGCTGGCGAATCAGTTCAGTGAAATCAAAGATATCTTTTCACTGCCGAAAGATGATTTGAAATGA